One genomic window of Streptomyces sp. WP-1 includes the following:
- the galU gene encoding UTP--glucose-1-phosphate uridylyltransferase GalU: MASRPTISKAVIPAAGLGTRFLPATKATPKEMLPVVDKPAIQYVVEEAVSAGLDDVLMITGRNKRPLEDHFDRNYELESALQKKGDASRLAKVQESSDLATMHYVRQGDPKGLGHAVLCAAPHVGHEPFAVLLGDDLIDPRDPLLQRMIEVQEQHGGSVIALMEVAPEQIHLYGCAAVEATAEGDVVKISGLVEKPDPADAPSNYAIIGRYVLAPQIFGVLRETEPGRGGEIQLTDALQQLATDEKLGGPVHGVVFRGRRYDTGDRGDYLRAIVRLACEREDLGPEFRTWLRDYVGQELTEG; encoded by the coding sequence ATGGCTTCCCGCCCCACCATTTCCAAGGCGGTCATACCGGCGGCGGGTCTCGGCACCCGCTTCCTGCCGGCGACCAAGGCCACCCCCAAGGAGATGCTGCCGGTCGTCGACAAGCCCGCGATCCAGTACGTGGTCGAGGAGGCCGTGTCCGCGGGGCTCGACGACGTCCTGATGATCACCGGTCGTAACAAGCGTCCCCTGGAGGACCACTTCGACCGGAACTACGAGCTGGAGTCCGCCCTCCAGAAGAAGGGCGACGCGAGCCGGCTCGCGAAGGTGCAGGAGTCCAGCGACCTGGCGACCATGCACTACGTCCGCCAGGGCGACCCCAAGGGCCTCGGCCACGCCGTGCTCTGCGCCGCCCCGCACGTCGGCCACGAGCCCTTCGCGGTCCTCCTGGGCGACGACCTGATCGACCCCCGCGACCCCCTGCTCCAGCGCATGATCGAGGTCCAGGAGCAGCACGGCGGCAGCGTGATCGCCCTCATGGAGGTCGCGCCCGAGCAGATCCACCTCTACGGCTGCGCCGCCGTCGAGGCCACCGCCGAGGGCGACGTCGTCAAGATCAGCGGACTGGTCGAGAAGCCCGACCCCGCCGACGCCCCCTCCAACTACGCGATCATCGGCCGCTACGTGCTGGCCCCGCAGATCTTCGGCGTCCTGCGCGAGACCGAGCCGGGCCGCGGCGGCGAGATCCAGCTGACCGACGCCCTCCAGCAGCTCGCCACGGACGAGAAGCTGGGCGGCCCGGTGCACGGCGTCGTCTTCCGCGGCCGCCGCTACGACACCGGCGACCGCGGCGACTACCTGCGCGCCATCGTCCGGCTCGCCTGCGAGCGCGAGGACCTGGGCCCGGAGTTCCGGACCTGGCTGCGCGACTACGTCGGCCAGGAGCTGACCGAG
- a CDS encoding CDP-glycerol glycerophosphotransferase family protein encodes MDSILSQSFEDFEIVAIDDHSPDACGRILDEYAALDSRVIPVHLEQNQGIGKARDAGALKSRGEYILFLDSDDTLADGALQAIADRLEATGDPDILLLNHVRTYWNNRVQASAAGELLASAGTDVFTALERPDFLTMFAVVWNRAYRREFYVGNNFIFTDGIYEDALMVYKTMLTAETIAATDHVCVEYRQRRQGNSMRTPGRKHFGIFQQYARLFEFLDQHPETEPVRALLFERAASHYLFTLAREDRIVPKDRAEFFKLAAASYKRYKPKGFVLPEGSQGVRFQLLERGSYTAYAAVTAAGNTRRQVIQRATKVKTKLGKTAYNRLYRLHLRRPVDENLAVYAAYWNRGVACNPAAIYYKAKELAPNVHGVWIVRRDMVDNVPAGVDYVVANSPRYWEVMARAKYLINNVNFPNNIVKRPEQVFLQTHHGTPLKQMGIDQQKYPAAAKNMSFAKMLERADKWDLSLTSNQHSTENWERVYPCAFEAIEFGYPRNDVYFRTDGDDVLRIRRELGIEDGKKAILYCPTVRDYQKGYVPRIDLERFCSELGPDFVVLVRTHYFYGADPRLEALQERGLIKDVSTYPVVEDLCLAADALITDYSSIMFDYACLDRPIVTYADDWEVYRKARGVYFDILSGQPGETPGATATDEDQLIEVFRSGAWNDSRAAELRAAFRERFVQFDDGNAAERVVRRLFLGQQETTPAVLPLDERTPAPAPGALAQARIPRQPTGEHGLIDA; translated from the coding sequence AGTCCTTCGAGGACTTCGAGATCGTCGCCATCGACGACCACTCGCCCGACGCCTGCGGTCGGATACTCGATGAATACGCCGCCCTCGACAGCCGCGTCATACCCGTGCACCTGGAGCAGAACCAGGGCATCGGAAAGGCGCGCGACGCCGGTGCGCTGAAGTCCCGCGGCGAGTACATCCTCTTCCTGGACAGCGACGACACCCTGGCCGACGGCGCGCTCCAGGCGATCGCCGACCGGCTGGAGGCCACGGGCGACCCCGACATCCTGCTGCTCAACCACGTCCGCACGTACTGGAACAACCGGGTCCAGGCGAGCGCGGCCGGTGAACTCCTCGCGAGCGCGGGCACGGACGTCTTCACGGCCCTCGAACGGCCCGACTTTCTCACCATGTTCGCCGTCGTCTGGAACCGCGCCTACCGCCGCGAGTTCTACGTCGGCAACAACTTCATCTTCACGGACGGCATTTACGAGGACGCGCTCATGGTCTACAAGACCATGCTGACCGCGGAGACGATCGCCGCCACCGACCACGTCTGCGTCGAGTACCGCCAGCGCCGCCAGGGCAACTCCATGCGGACGCCCGGCCGTAAGCACTTCGGCATCTTCCAGCAGTACGCCCGCCTCTTCGAGTTCCTCGACCAGCACCCCGAGACCGAGCCTGTGCGCGCCCTGCTGTTCGAGCGCGCGGCGAGCCACTACCTGTTCACGCTGGCCCGCGAGGACCGCATCGTCCCCAAGGACCGCGCGGAGTTCTTCAAGCTCGCGGCCGCCTCGTACAAGCGCTACAAGCCCAAGGGCTTCGTGCTCCCCGAGGGCTCCCAGGGCGTGCGGTTCCAGCTGCTGGAGCGCGGCTCCTACACGGCGTACGCCGCGGTGACCGCCGCCGGGAACACCCGCCGCCAGGTCATCCAGCGCGCCACCAAGGTCAAGACCAAGCTCGGCAAGACCGCCTACAACCGGCTGTACCGGCTGCACCTGCGCCGCCCGGTGGACGAGAACCTCGCGGTCTACGCGGCCTACTGGAACCGCGGTGTCGCCTGCAACCCCGCGGCCATCTACTACAAGGCCAAGGAACTCGCCCCGAACGTGCACGGGGTGTGGATCGTGCGCCGCGACATGGTGGACAACGTCCCGGCGGGCGTCGACTACGTGGTGGCCAACTCGCCGCGTTACTGGGAGGTCATGGCCCGCGCCAAGTACCTCATCAACAACGTCAACTTCCCGAACAACATCGTCAAGCGCCCCGAGCAGGTCTTCCTCCAGACCCATCACGGCACCCCGCTGAAGCAGATGGGCATCGACCAGCAGAAGTACCCGGCCGCGGCGAAGAACATGAGCTTCGCCAAGATGCTGGAGCGGGCCGACAAGTGGGACCTCAGCCTCACCTCCAACCAGCACTCCACGGAGAACTGGGAGCGGGTCTACCCCTGCGCGTTCGAGGCGATCGAGTTCGGCTACCCACGCAACGACGTCTACTTCCGCACCGACGGTGACGACGTCCTGCGCATCCGCCGCGAGCTGGGCATCGAGGACGGCAAGAAGGCCATCCTGTACTGCCCGACCGTGCGCGACTACCAGAAGGGCTACGTCCCCCGGATCGACCTGGAGCGCTTCTGCTCCGAGCTCGGCCCGGACTTCGTCGTCCTGGTGCGCACGCACTACTTCTACGGCGCCGACCCCCGCCTGGAGGCCCTCCAGGAGCGCGGTCTGATCAAGGACGTGTCGACGTACCCGGTGGTGGAGGACCTCTGCCTGGCCGCCGACGCGCTGATCACGGACTACTCGTCCATCATGTTCGACTACGCGTGCCTGGACCGTCCGATCGTCACCTACGCGGACGACTGGGAGGTCTACCGCAAGGCCCGCGGTGTCTACTTCGACATCCTCTCCGGCCAGCCGGGCGAGACGCCGGGTGCGACCGCGACCGACGAGGACCAGCTGATCGAGGTCTTCCGCTCCGGCGCCTGGAACGACTCCAGGGCCGCCGAGCTGCGCGCCGCGTTCCGCGAGCGCTTCGTGCAGTTCGACGACGGAAACGCGGCCGAACGTGTGGTGCGCCGGCTGTTCCTCGGCCAGCAGGAGACCACCCCCGCGGTGCTCCCGCTGGACGAGCGGACGCCCGCGCCCGCGCCGGGGGCCCTCGCCCAGGCCCGCATCCCGCGGCAGCCCACCGGTGAGCACGGCCTCATCGACGCCTGA